One window of the Chryseobacterium camelliae genome contains the following:
- the yidC gene encoding membrane protein insertase YidC, producing the protein MQQNNGLDKSQMISFAVLCVVLFGFMFYFQNKQSKEEQAKAQQQKTEQVKNAVKPTQASNINPNVTPGAIQTASLGNNELKIEFSSLGGQVSKVELAKYKAYDHKTDNADLPLYLITKNNSNYGFQFKDKTGKVINTKDLVFTPSVNGNAVTMTANYNGAVIQFVYTLLEKYTLDFKVRTQGLAKVTSDNKADFIWDYSVRNLEKGRAQEQSHSEFSYAFNNYKDYDYDGRTTMDEEKETLNWIGVKQQFFASVIEAKNGFTQSKGNQENIEEGEYLKKLNYEGFVQMTGSELNQDFTWYFMPLDLPLLKSYDKNFDEILPLGWSFIGWMNRGFFIPIYNFISSWGLTAGWAIFVLTILVKLILSPIMYKQHKLSAMMRVIRPEIDEVNAKLKDADPMKKQQATMEVYRKAGVNQMAGCLPALVQIPIFYALFRFFPNFIDLRGKGFWFAKDLTAYDDLIKLPFKVPFLGDHLSIFAIACTIVILIYTIMTSGNIQQPQQEGMPNMKVLMYIFPVTFLFFLNTSASGLSWYYFVSNAINILIILVIKYWILDEKKIHAQIQANKEKPKTEGKFQRRMREMMEKAQEQQKTAEQQRGKKR; encoded by the coding sequence ATGCAACAGAACAACGGACTTGATAAAAGTCAAATGATCAGTTTTGCGGTGTTATGTGTCGTACTCTTCGGATTTATGTTTTATTTTCAGAATAAACAGTCTAAGGAAGAACAGGCAAAGGCTCAGCAACAGAAAACCGAGCAGGTAAAAAATGCTGTAAAACCTACTCAGGCCAGTAACATCAACCCTAATGTAACGCCGGGTGCGATCCAGACTGCCAGCCTTGGTAATAATGAACTGAAAATTGAATTTTCAAGTCTGGGCGGGCAGGTGTCTAAAGTAGAACTGGCCAAGTACAAAGCCTATGATCATAAAACAGATAATGCAGACCTTCCGCTGTATCTGATCACAAAGAATAACTCCAATTACGGCTTTCAGTTCAAGGATAAGACAGGAAAGGTAATCAATACCAAAGACCTGGTTTTTACTCCTTCTGTAAATGGAAATGCCGTAACGATGACTGCCAACTACAATGGTGCAGTGATCCAGTTTGTTTATACCCTGCTTGAAAAGTATACGCTTGATTTTAAAGTAAGGACCCAGGGGCTGGCTAAAGTCACTTCAGACAATAAAGCAGATTTTATCTGGGATTACAGCGTAAGGAACCTTGAAAAAGGACGGGCCCAGGAACAGTCGCATTCAGAATTCTCGTATGCCTTCAACAATTATAAGGATTATGATTATGACGGAAGGACTACGATGGATGAAGAAAAAGAAACACTGAACTGGATCGGAGTGAAGCAACAGTTCTTTGCTTCTGTGATTGAAGCTAAAAACGGATTTACTCAAAGCAAAGGGAATCAGGAAAACATTGAAGAAGGCGAATATCTGAAAAAACTGAATTATGAAGGTTTTGTTCAGATGACCGGCAGTGAGCTGAACCAGGATTTTACCTGGTATTTCATGCCGCTGGATTTGCCTTTACTGAAATCATACGATAAAAACTTTGATGAGATCTTACCGTTAGGATGGTCCTTCATCGGATGGATGAACAGAGGATTCTTTATCCCGATCTATAATTTTATCTCATCATGGGGCTTAACTGCGGGATGGGCGATCTTTGTTCTGACTATTTTAGTGAAGCTGATCCTTTCACCCATCATGTACAAGCAGCATAAACTAAGTGCCATGATGCGTGTGATCCGTCCGGAAATTGATGAGGTAAATGCTAAACTGAAGGATGCAGACCCGATGAAGAAGCAACAGGCTACTATGGAAGTGTACCGTAAGGCAGGAGTGAACCAGATGGCGGGATGTCTTCCGGCGCTGGTACAGATCCCGATCTTCTACGCACTCTTCCGATTCTTCCCGAATTTTATCGACCTGAGAGGGAAAGGATTCTGGTTCGCCAAAGATCTTACGGCTTATGATGACCTGATTAAGTTGCCGTTTAAAGTTCCGTTCCTGGGAGATCACCTGAGCATTTTTGCTATTGCCTGTACCATCGTGATTCTGATTTACACAATCATGACCTCCGGTAATATACAGCAGCCTCAGCAGGAGGGTATGCCGAATATGAAAGTGCTGATGTATATTTTCCCGGTAACATTCCTGTTTTTCCTGAATACATCGGCATCAGGTCTTTCATGGTATTATTTCGTATCCAACGCGATTAACATCCTGATTATCCTGGTGATCAAATACTGGATTCTTGATGAAAAGAAAATTCATGCACAAATTCAGGCCAACAAAGAGAAGCCTAAGACTGAAGGTAAGTTCCAGCGAAGGATGAGAGAGATGATGGAAAAGGCTCAGGAGCAACAGAAAACTGCTGAACAGCAAAGAGGAAAGAAGAGATAA